Genomic DNA from Manihot esculenta cultivar AM560-2 chromosome 15, M.esculenta_v8, whole genome shotgun sequence:
CTTCTATGTTTCTGGGAAATTATCTCATTTTGTAACGTTCTATCTTCATCACGAAACAGCTATTTAAACACgcataaaattttcaacaacTCCTTTAGGTTTCTGAAAATCTAAGGGATTGAGGATACTGTTAGAATAAGTACGATAATCATACGTAGAGGTTTTCCATAAAGGGATTCGCAAGCATTGGTGAGAAAATCAACCATAAAGGCGTTGGCAACAATTGGTAAGAAAATCAACCTGAAAGGTTTCCTAATCGTTTGATGGAACCATATATGTTATTTCATGACCAGAAAATTAAGCAATGTGCACCATCATATTTTTAGGGCAATTGGGTTGCAGCAAATTTAGTGCTTCTAAGCTTGGTTATAAAGGATGCCTATAACCCCTTTCGAAGAGTGGAAGCAAACCCATGTGTCAGCTGCTCACCATTTTACGTAGAAGCAAGCAACTCTCTCTTCCTCCCTCTCAACTCTCTTATCTTACAGTTTATTTCTGTCTATATATGTACCTGCAAAATCTGCTTCCAAAACCACCCAAAACTCGAGAAAATATTTTGTATAGCTCTCTATAATTAGCCCTCAGTCTAGACAAGAACACTCTCCAATGGCCAAAGACAGCTCCAAGAAATCAGTCCAGGACAGGACACTGACAGGAGTAGGCAACCTCATCAAGCTCCTCCCTACAGGAACAGTCTTCATTTTCCAGTTCCTTAATCCTGTCTTGACCAACAATGGTCATTGTCACACCATTAACAAGTACCTTAGTGGGATCCTCATGGGGCTTTGTGGGTTTTCTTGTGCATTCTCTTCTTTCACTGACAGTTATGTTGGAAGTGATGGAATCACTCACTATGGGATTGCAACTGTGAAGGGACTATGGACATCTGCAGATGCAGAATCAATGAACATGTCAGGATATAAGCTTCAGTTTGGGGACTTTGTTCATGCTTTCTTTTCAGTGATTGTGTTTGCTGTTTTGTCTCTTTTGGATTCTAACACTGTGGAATGTTTTTACCCCTCTTTTGAGTCCTCTCAGAAGACTCTGCTCATGGTGTTGCCTCCAGTTATTGGTGTAATCTCAGGCTCTATCTTCATGTTCTTCCCTAACAAGCGCCATGGAATTGGGTACCCTCCAAGTTCAAGTGATTCTTCACAGCAATCCTAGTGTGTGCAGTGTGCTGCTTTTATATTAATATCTGTTCTTCATTATTTATTGCTTCACCAAGTTtgaattcttctttttcttcgttCCTTAACAGTACTTGTAAGAACGTTAACTTTGTCCTGATTTGTATGATTGCTTTTAAAACTAGAGGGAATACTGGACATCATTCCCCTGGCATAAGCTTGTTGTTAGTCCatgatttattaattaagaaatgaTGATGCTATTAACTATGCAAGTCTTATGTATTGCAAAATCAAGAAATTATATTGACTAGGCAATTTGTTGTCACTTGACAAGGAACTCTGTTTTCATGAGCTTAAAGAGATGAGATAGTTTTTGGAGAATTGATCTATTCATGAGAATTGAATTATTGTACTTGGAAATCTGCAGGCAAAGACCAAAGTTCAATTTCAAGTAAGCATGAGGCAATGCTTGCACTATTAATTAAGGATTAAAAATGCTGTCACAAGAAACTAAAAGCAGACCTAACACAAACAGAACTCATTTTGCTTGATGCTTAAGGATTTTGTGGTGCAAGCAAAAAATGCAAATGCAAGCAAAAACAATGCTGATGCCAACCAAAGTAAGATTGGCCAAACAAGCTCTATCAATCAGGTAAGTTCCATTTGGTGTGTGGTCTTGATTCTTGAAGAGTCAACTGACAACCAATTTAAAACTGTTTTAGGCATCTCAAGAAATGGGAAAAACACTTTTTCCTTAAAACTATTACAGAATTACTTCATAGAGCAATATCGATTTGTGGGAATTGCAAGATTACAGGTGACTTGGACAGCAACAAAAATCTAAAGAAGTTATTCCTATTAAGTTGCTATGGATCTATATGAGGTACAACTTACTCTGTCAAAAAAGTATGATGATTTATAAATAATCATTAACAAAGGGAGAGTGGAGACGAtggcaattaaaaagaaaattttctaaGAAGAAAATCTCAGGTGTTCAACTTCCAGATACCCTTAGAAGGCCAAGGATTTGTTATCTTAACAACTTTCTGCTTTGCTTTCTGGGTTTGTCTAACTGCACTCTCTTGATGACTATTGCTTCCTTTCACAATTTCAGCT
This window encodes:
- the LOC110601386 gene encoding protein DMP2, whose product is MAKDSSKKSVQDRTLTGVGNLIKLLPTGTVFIFQFLNPVLTNNGHCHTINKYLSGILMGLCGFSCAFSSFTDSYVGSDGITHYGIATVKGLWTSADAESMNMSGYKLQFGDFVHAFFSVIVFAVLSLLDSNTVECFYPSFESSQKTLLMVLPPVIGVISGSIFMFFPNKRHGIGYPPSSSDSSQQS